The following nucleotide sequence is from Drosophila kikkawai strain 14028-0561.14 chromosome 2L, DkikHiC1v2, whole genome shotgun sequence.
catatttttaatttccaggCTCTACTACAAAcaagaaaatcgaaaatccATACCTTTTTAATTTGGCGAACTTTTCAAGTCTGCTAAACTTGAATAACTTCCATAACCGGAGGCTCACTCGCCAAGGGTGCCTTGGAATTGCCTAGAAATCATATTTGAACAATTCATCTTACAAGTTCTTTGGCCAGAACATTTTCTTGTAGTTACTGTTATACAGCAGATTAGCAAATTAAcagtattattttaatatattttatgtacaaACGTATAGAGCAgcagatattaaaaaaaatgcaaaataccAAAATACATAATCAACAtgcataaaaacaaattaagatcacTCCAAGGTTGTTCTTCTGTGTTTCTGACGGATGTTTTGCCTAAGGGTTCCGGTTGACTTTGAACACTGGTAAGGTTTTTCTCTCTTATGTGGGTTCGGATTTCTAGCAGATGGTTCATTTGAAATGTCGTTCTCCAATGTGGATCTGCAGGTGTTTCTGAAGAGTTCCTTTTTGTCCAAAAGATTTCTCACAGTGGGTGCACTTGAAGGGTCTTTCTCCAGTGTGGGTTTTCAGGTGTAGCTGAAGAGAGCTTTTTTGTGTAAAAGACTTTTTGCAATCTGAACACTTGTAGGGTCGTTCTCCAGTATGTTTTCTGATGTGTATTTTAAGAGCGCTACTTTGTACAAAAGATTTCTCACAGTGGGTGCACTTGAAGGGTCTTTCTCCAGTGTGGCTCCTCAGGTGTAGCTGAAGAAGGCAGTTTTGTGCAAATGACTTCTCGCAATCTGAACACTTGTAGGGTCGTTCTCCAGTATGTCTTCTGATGTGTATCTTGAGAGATCCGATTTGTGAAAAAGACTGCTCGCAATGCGGACACTTGTAGGGTCGTTCTCCTGTATGGCTACGAATGTGTTGCCTAAGGTTTTCTGTTCGTGCAAAGGAATTTTCGCAGTGGGTGCACTTGTAAGGACGTTCTCCTGTGTGGATTCTCATATGTTGCTTGTAGCCTTCGAGCCGTACAAAAGACTTTTGACAATAGGAACATGTGTAAGGTCGTTCTCCCGTGTGTAATCGGATGTGAATCTGAAGAGATTTTAATTGTGTAAAAGATTTCGGACAGTCAGAACATTTATAGGGCCGTTCTCCTGTGTGGGATCGGATGTGTCGCTCCATAtctgaataatttttaaaaggcttCTGGCAATGTGGACACTTGTGCCGTTCCCgaatattttttagggtaTGTTCCGCCTTCTCCTCGTGGCCAAGAGTATCACCAAAACGCTGATCATCTGCTTGAAAGGAATCATGGGACTCTTCTATTTTTACTTGGATGTCGACCTGATGCTCACAATCCAAAATATGGAGGGGATCTTCCTCAAATACATCTTCTTCAATAGGCTCGTTCTTCACTTGACCCTGGAACTCGTCTGCTTCAGACTCGATATCTTCA
It contains:
- the LOC108081434 gene encoding zinc finger protein 271-like, which codes for MKVQICRVCLETSEALVNIFDGIPDKRISIADMITQCTGFNVSRGDAFPKSICLPCKEDATNAYEIKQLYETSHRAFCQIKRDIKEEKDLLKAEICKKSNVESTEAVKVHCELKNEDIESEADEFQGQVKNEPIEEDVFEEDPLHILDCEHQVDIQVKIEESHDSFQADDQRFGDTLGHEEKAEHTLKNIRERHKCPHCQKPFKNYSDMERHIRSHTGERPYKCSDCPKSFTQLKSLQIHIRLHTGERPYTCSYCQKSFVRLEGYKQHMRIHTGERPYKCTHCENSFARTENLRQHIRSHTGERPYKCPHCEQSFSQIGSLKIHIRRHTGERPYKCSDCEKSFAQNCLLQLHLRSHTGERPFKCTHCEKSFVQSSALKIHIRKHTGERPYKCSDCKKSFTQKSSLQLHLKTHTGERPFKCTHCEKSFGQKGTLQKHLQIHIGERHFK